The Arvicola amphibius chromosome 6, mArvAmp1.2, whole genome shotgun sequence DNA window tgttcCTCCTCAGATCAGACAGCATTTCGGGGAAGGAACTGCAACCCACCCTCCCTAGATCGAAGCTAATGCCGGCCTTCTACCCTGGCAGCTGAGACCATACAATCCACCACACTTCATTGCTCAGCTGTCTGAGTGTCATGTGGGCCCTCAATCAGTTAACATGAAATAAGACCATCCCTCCCTATTCACTGTGAAATGCACAGTGGCCTACAGATTCCAGGGGCCCACACTTTCTAATGTGAAAAAAAGTTTACTCTGGTAGCTGAAACTGCTCTTCATCCTTTCTTACCTAAGCAAGAGTTTCATGTGGTCATTGACGAAGTAGACATCGTCCAGGCTGAGATGCTGGAGACAGCTGAGCTTGGAGAACACAGACACGATCTTGGTGACCCTCTTGTCCTCTGTGTCAGCCGTAGCCCTTCCTCTGAAGATGCGGATGACCATGACCTTTTGAAGGTGGCTCATCTTGCTGATGTAAGGAACCAAATGTACCAGGGTGGAGAGATTGCACACTGTATTCAGTTCCAACTCCTTgatgaactctggctttaaaatttttaagacgTCCCGGACCCTGTAGAATGGTAGCGTCCCAATCTTCAGCTTCACACAGCACAGCTGCAGGGAAGCCTTTCTCCTCTCAGCCCACTGCAACAGCTGTGCTTGCTGTTCATCCTGGGGGAGCTGAAGTTCAGCGACAATCTTCAAATGCCGCCTCAGTGTGGGTCTAGAGAGGCCCTTCCCTCCTGGCCTCTCAGGCAAGGTTTCTGCTGAGGGCTCTCCCCTCATCCTTCCTGTCCACACTTCCCAGAAATCATGGCAGACATTCCTCAAGTCCACCACCTGAagcttctgtcctctgtgggtaaAAAGAGAAGTGCCAGGAGGTAAATTGAGACCCAAAGCTGTTTTCTCCCTCTCGGATGGGGATTTTCCCTACTCTGCTTTATCTGCTTCATAGTCGTGGCTTTCAGTGCTGTCTCCCCAGTGCAGAGCCTCAGGCTTGTCAAGCATGAACACTTTGCCTGCCCAGCACCTGAAGGCCCATCCTGTTTTCTTCCATTCAGTTGCTCTGGTCTTCTGTCGGCTCCTATTTCTAATACCCAgtgaagacacagacacagggtCATTCTTCTGTGGCTGCATCTGCTCCAAGAGATATCTCATACTAAATTGACATCTGCTACAAGTATTCAACAGGAGCCAAGGCCTCAGCAGCCCTTCAATATACTGGCCAAAGCCTCTGATCCATCTTTGACCCCATACTCCCTGAGCCCAGTTGTCCCTTCCATATATTCCAGTGTGTGCCATTTGGCATTCTATGGTTATTGTTTACCTGGGGCGAAATCTCCGTCGCAGCCACGTGTCTACTCCATCTAGCATAGCCTGGTAGATCTCCAAGTTGGGGTTGTTCATCAGAAGCCCAGCAGGAAGGCAGGGATACGGCCAGTCTGTCACCAGGGCCTTAATTATCTTTTTTCGTCTCTGAGTGTCGGACTCCTTGAACAGCGGGGGAAAGAGCACCATTGGCAGGTCCTGCAGAGTAGAGATGGTCAAGGCCTCATTCCTCACCAGGCTCTGCACTCCCAGCTGTAGGAGTGTGGGTGGGGCCTGGAAGGTCATTCTGATGGATGTTTAGGGAGATGGTCCTGGggaagaatttaggaaaaaaaatatatattttcagagTCTTTCTTATGAAGCTCTTTCCCCTCACAGTAAGCACCTGGCACCACTCTGGCCTTGATGGAGATTGGCTTTGCTCATTAGTCACTGTTTGTTGGTCTCAAAGGCAAACTCACTACACTGGCAGCTTGTGGAGCCTCTCAACACTCAGTCACATTCACCATTGTCCCGTCCAGTCCCAACCTCTGCTACTCTGAAGCCCATAGCCCTTTGGAAGGGGGACTCCAGGAAGGAAAAATCTGAGCTCCTTTCCTCATGGCAGAAAAGATCCTAACCACCTTTCAGAGACAATGGATTTGTGATATGCCCACCCCACCAATATTCTAATTTCAAAAGACTGATCCTGCCTGGCAGGGACTGAGGAGAATCTGTGAACGGGGTTGTTGCCTTTAATTTTCAGAGTTTCAGCTCCTGCTTTAGGGAGCCTATATCATATCTTGGGCATAGACAGTGCACTGGGTATGTGTTTGGGGGGACGGTAGTGAAGGTTCAGGTCTTTCTAGCAACTTGGTTTTGCTCATCATGTAGCCCAGAGCCAgctatataggccaggctgaACTCAGCTCACCCTAAGATCCTAGAATTGGACACTCGACAATCTGATGTGACCTTATTGCTCAGCGTGGTGTCATTTAAACAGGCAAATGCAGGAGGATTCCACATAGTCTAGTCTATAGTTTGAGGCCAGGCCAGTATTAGaagttacaaaaacaaaaataagcaagaaaGGTATGAGTCCCTTTGATTTTGCCTGAGGTCGTCTGGTGCTGGGGTTGACCAGGTCCTGGCCTGGGTTAGACGAATATTCTACCTCTGAGCTGCATTCAACAcaatcatttccttttattttacatagaCGAAGTCACTTCATGAGCGCAGGCCATCCTAGAGCAGGGATTTGCTTTCCTCAcatctcgagtgctaggattccagCATTGCGCAAGCAGCTACCTGGCTTCTTTTTATGTCGGTTTGAGGAGTGAACTTGTCAGACTGACCAGAATGAAGCAACTGCACCCCAACAGGCACTGTCTGAAGAATCACTGTCTTGTGGCCCTTCTTAACAACACCACCCCCAGGCTTGTTTTTAAGAGACTGGTACAAATAATTTCAACAAGCCGGCTGGGGgcggtgacacatgcctttaatcccaattcttgagaggcagaggcagaccaacctggtttacatagtgagttctaagacatctaggcctacacagagaatccatgtcttggaaaataaaacaaaactaattttttttaaattaacacacaTAAGTGCAACTCATGAAGTATAGTGTCAGGGA harbors:
- the LOC119816056 gene encoding preferentially expressed antigen in melanoma-like protein 7 codes for the protein MTFQAPPTLLQLGVQSLVRNEALTISTLQDLPMVLFPPLFKESDTQRRKKIIKALVTDWPYPCLPAGLLMNNPNLEIYQAMLDGVDTWLRRRFRPRGQKLQVVDLRNVCHDFWEVWTGRMRGEPSAETLPERPGGKGLSRPTLRRHLKIVAELQLPQDEQQAQLLQWAERRKASLQLCCVKLKIGTLPFYRVRDVLKILKPEFIKELELNTVCNLSTLVHLVPYISKMSHLQKVMVIRIFRGRATADTEDKRVTKIVSVFSKLSCLQHLSLDDVYFVNDHMKLLLRCLKTPLESLSISLCKFSQSDLDSFAQWTHCQLKHLYLKGVILSDLNFLPLKFFLESVACTLKTLKLKDCRMKDPDLRVLLPALSQCCQLTSINFYDNDFSSDILKELLHHTANLSQLTKELYPAPKEVYNHLGYINVEEFSQRCAELKNTVVTERQFRSLRFGSNACYDCGKRCTYELETTLCDC